The Ptychodera flava strain L36383 chromosome 18, AS_Pfla_20210202, whole genome shotgun sequence sequence AACTCAATGAGTGGCATTGCATTGTGGaaagactgcatgcaatgaaagtcacgagcaagtTAATGTCAAcgaatccagtctttgaattatcaatgaacactcacttattttcaggtcaataagccaaaagttacttgtccgtggcaacaagtctctctgtttgtgaattttcccattctacaatgactatcaagaagcgattgaagtgaatttgacatcgagaaattccaCTTTCAAAACTATGGCCGATTAGCCAACCCCTAAGTTCTTGGTTTAAACTCTATagagtctgcgcatgagcagtaacaagaccacctaggtcatttgaaaaaacactggatgctggtacagtgcaatggtaatccaaacttcatagtgggtgagggatgatataagcacaggaaaatgatgacaaaaaagtggtacattatttttcagaagcttcaaaagatTCCTTTACAACTACTAAAgattgttttctttctgttttgttcagttaaaactgaaaaaatactttgaaggtacagtggaattggctattatttgtatatcaagccctaagaatgtaaaatacaagcatataaatgttacagtttttcatgaatattaatgctcatgaatattaatgagccgtccaGCACTCTTGGAACTCTGGGCAGAACCCTGCACGCGTCCTTGAAATCTTTGCACGATTCAGTTTGAAATAACCCAATGATGTCGTCTTTCTCTCCCTAGGCTGTGAAATTGTCTGACTTGTTAATGGAAAAGATACAAACACACAACAGGCGGAGTCTGGATCAATTGTCAGCCAAGGCTTATTTCTATCACTCAAGAGCATATGAATTAGTTGgaaaattagacaaaattagAAGGTAAACTGGCCATTTCATGTATTCATATGTTCCTTAATACTGCCCCAATCAAGTGGAAGCATGTCAGACACCTCTACTCAAGTAGCTAAATGAAGAAACAAATCTGTTTGGcatttattaaatttgataatGTCCTAACAAACACCGATAATTAACTACAAAGCTGGTATTTGGGTGAATATAAattaaagggccagtggctgtaacttttaatgattttttttttttttggcaaagtttgtttttaatttcaactacagtttcttgagCTATtcccccaaagcatgttgagaggTGCACAGTGTTGAGCTTTTCAActcagcttgtacatgtgtagatttcagcattattgttgacaaatgaattcttgttgacaagaattcaaatgcaAACAATTACATACAGATGCTGTGATGACAAGCTAAGTGGTatgcatttcaacatgcttaggggagtagaacaagaacttgcaattgacatgaagcaaaaacagttttaaaataatcatcaaaacatAGAGCCTCTTGGCCTTGTAAACCAAATGGACCGTATTGAATGTCATGTTATTAGCAATTTATCTGAGTGGTGGTCTTCACCAGCAAGGTTTGGGATATAGATTTTGCAAATGTCAATGGATTTTCAACTTCTATGATCTGTTTACAGATCAATGACCGTCCTATAATGTCCATGTTATGTAAGAAGGAAGTAATGAAGCTATTGAGCAAATTCAATGGGCTGCAAAACCTGAAGTAACGCCTGGTTCATATATTACAATATTGCTCTTCAGATTGTTTGAATTATTATTGAAGATCCATTTTCTGTACTCATGATAACTCAGTTGTCTTTTATGTGCCAGTTTTCTCCATGCCAGGCTACGGACTGCAACTCTTCGACACAATGACGAAGGCACCGCGGCACTCCTCAATCTCCTACTCCGTAACTATCTCCACTATAATCTCTATGATCAGGCAGACAAATTAGTAGCCAAGTCGACGTTTCCAGAGTCTGCTTCAAATAATGAATGGGCCAGATTCCTTTACTATATAGGTAAGTCATTGTTGTATGACTTCTGCAGTTGtttacaacaaatttcatgTCCTGTGTGGAaattttaagaaaggatatatAACTTACTCACTCACTTTGGTCGTATTCTTTGCTTTTGAATGCATTGAACTCACTTCAACTATCACCTACTTGGGGCGGATCCTCAAAGACAAAATGAACCAATGTGGTCAGTAGGGTGTCTTCATTGTCTGTCCGTCTTTTTCCATGAAAATTGCCCGATGTAGGGTTTTGGTAATAACCCAGGGCTACACTGCCACTGATATGATACCATGTAAGCATTGACAGAGGCGAGTTTTGTTTGGGTTTTGGAAACATTTTGTTCGATATTTATCATTCTCGTCTATGAGAAAATGTTGCCAGCAGGCAGCATCTGAACAAACTTCagtatatttgaaaacaaacgTATGTCAGATCAGTGAGAAGGCAGATTGTTTATTTAGCCTGTGATGAAATTGGCACTCATGTCATTCAGGCATTATACAGAGTGATAGAAGGTAGATTTTAATGGTATGTTTACATCCTTCTTATGACAAATTTTTAGCAGCATCAATGACTGGAAGTGGTTTCACAACTGACCAAAATTTTGAACAGGTGCAAGTGTTGaagatgttgtatttttttttaggtCGTATTAAAGCCATCCAGCTTGAATACTCAGAGGCTCACAAGCATCTACTTCAAGCTCTTCGTAAAGCACCACAACACACTGCTGTAGGGTTTAAACAAACTGTAAGTATCCAGCACAGCTTATGCATTGTCTGCACCTATCATCAAGGAAAAAATTATGGTTTCTAACTTCTTTAGTGGCATTTTTTTTGCATGGTATTTGCTTGTCTTGCCAAGAAAAATTATGCATATAAGATAGCATTAAGCTGTCCTTTGAAAAGGACAAtcacatttcaaacattttgcatGGGTCTCTAAATTTCTGATTTGTATGACTTCTCCTGAGGTAAACAAATTGGCTataacaatttcattttcattttcatttcattttcattttattaatttctttGTGATTTCTATTGCtacttttggaccaaatggacaacTTTTCCATGGCTAGAATTTtagaccaaaattttgggaaaaatctgaaaaaattgtcttaatctgaaaaaagttgGTGGCATTGTATTCTATGAaagtaacaaaattgacttCGGCACTGTAAGGGTTAACTATCTTTCGACATCATTtctcatatcaaacattttgcataTATTTAAATTTCTGGTTTATATGACTGCTCCGTAGGTCAACAAACTAGCTGTAACGGTTGAACTGTTACTTGGTGATATACCAGACAGGCTGTTGTTCAGACAACCCACAATGAGGAAGACACTTTATCCATACTTCCAACTAACACAAGGTAAAGAATCGATTAAGATTTTGAGTGATAGACCTAACACTTTGACAagtcagattttgaacactCTGCAAACATAGAAGGAAAGTGCACTCTTAAATGCTGTGATCTCGTCACTTTAACTCTAACTTTTATATTTAATTCAATCCTTTTCAATTTGTCCTGTGGAGTAAAAAAACCCCGTATTGTAAAATGTAACAATTCACAGttataatttatcaaaagtgtgcAATTTGTGATAATGTGACATTCAAATACAGTATtaagtttatttctaaaatttcaaaataacacatacatttttcagatatttttaatttgtaaaaCAGTATCTCATATAAGTAAAAAGATTGTACTTCAAAACCTGATGTCAGTAGCAATGCATCTTGTCTGTGACCAGACTaccatatgttgaaatttcgcCTCAATTTACACCTCATCATCTCATATTGTCCTACATGTGTCTTTCAGCTGTACGAGCCGGTAACTTGGCAAGATTCAATGAAGTCCTGGAGAACTTTGGCTCCAAGTTCCAGGCAGAGGACACTTACACACTGATTATACGTCTGCGACACAATGTCATCAAGACAGGGGTTAGGATGATCAATTTGTCATATTCTAGGATATCCCTGGTTGGTGTAGCACAGAAGTTGCAACTAGACAGTCCTGAAGATGCAGAGTTCATTGTAGCAAAGGTATGgttcatttggaaaaaaataaactaaTCTCATACACTGTAACCCAGAGCATCCaagagtttaaccctttcaccaccatggtttgtcccaaatccattgttttctatggtaaagctggacctgtatacagggaactgggggtgaaagggttaaaaagggAATAACAGGTAGACGTTCCCACAATGTCATATCAGCACCCCTCCTTGTTCTCAGACGGACAggttttttatcacaactggaagttgtgatatagaggtggtttcaaccggtgtttgatgtcgtccatttccgtaaacgacaaaaagtcaaaaattgctgaacagactgcgttgatatttggtaccgatacatagactggttccaaggttccaattcggaaaaatggagccaaacggagcggaggttatatggttttgggaaatttctaacccccctttttaactaattgattttaggggtctttcatatatgtagttttggaatgtacaccaatcctgcattgtggactgttttatgagttgtggaacagaaatgaggttttgatgaatgttagaaatatgcaggatggctgattcaaagtataagagatttctatgctcttttgggtatcaaaagcaataaaaaaaaccatatttcatagtttagattctcacttttgagatgaccctaagcatttgttatgtaacatccttgagtcaatatacagactttgacattcctgagattaagtatccatgacctcacatgttacagtctttcactaccatggtatggcccaaacccattgttatcaatggagagtgtggacctgtctacgggaaattggggtgaacaggttagacaatgccatgacaagttgcaaggaagcaccagcatagagtcctacgcatgtccatgtgttctcacaggaaattacagggaaaaaattgtttgagaagtttctctcctttaaatagaagtatataaCAATTTAaagctgtcatggatggattgctctcaaatgatctgaaacacagttattgcccattagcaacaaatctatagcaagatttatgtaaagttcatgaacttacacaaggtattagacaaaagatgaccatgactttgctacttttcaacatttatttcattcagatttcctcagcttagtgtataattttgtaatcttaattactgtcaactagactaagctttactaacttattctaacctcattattcttacactactgttataccttataaccacaaaatttcaagagatgcatatatgattgtcacttaacaaacaatttacaaatatgtcttctgctgttttctcaaaatacatatacatgtcccttaattttctcataaaaatgggcttaaaatcgcaatgtgaaaaatagtctttcagctgtatgttgctcattgacttcgtggtctgtctaattagtctccacggacaccgtccggggggacttataggtttggtcatgtccgtgtgtgcgtgcctgcgtccgtgtgtgcatccgtccgtctgttcacgcagatatctcagacatgcccaggtcaatttctttcaaactttgcacaaggatagtaccctaccccatacagatgcacgtcgatttggccatgttagaggactttttagtttacaccaccatagactaccatgtataagtcagctgtctatagaatcccatgtataaggccaagtaaaataaaaatttagtttgtcatcatattcatattgcaaaaaggattcagtgacacagtttttagtccccatggatgaagtccagggccttatagattgggtcatgtccctccgttcacgcagatatataaaatattttgacagaatctcccgtgacctcagtgacctttgacctcaaatatacatatttgtccataactcagtaaccacaagtgctacacccttcatatatggtatgatgggacaccttatgacgccacatattgcacctcattaattatgtgcatatctaattttgagcgagccaatagagctaggtctgatttttggtatatagggatgacttagcaattcaatttttttgataaaatgtcacatgacctcagtgacatttgacctgaaatatacatatttgtccataactcagtaaccacaagtgctacacccttcatatatggtatgatgggacaccgcatgacgccacatattgtacctcattaattatgagtagtttcacaatgtgccagttgtgatcaagtgccattggcgctatttttatcAGCTTTACCTCTGAACAAAGTGATTA is a genomic window containing:
- the LOC139116927 gene encoding 26S proteasome non-ATPase regulatory subunit 3-like: MKLNMAKESPKDVEMKEADSAASTEQGKKETDLITLEDIREQVKHIEKAVSTKEPRFMLRALRVLLPIRRRLNATVLRKVIGGYFSATYAPKDVLLSYIEEPMETDGPGTPFRPRSGKALALPPLPELEVYIHLLVVLYLIDNKRYSEAVKLSDLLMEKIQTHNRRSLDQLSAKAYFYHSRAYELVGKLDKIRSFLHARLRTATLRHNDEGTAALLNLLLRNYLHYNLYDQADKLVAKSTFPESASNNEWARFLYYIGRIKAIQLEYSEAHKHLLQALRKAPQHTAVGFKQTVNKLAVTVELLLGDIPDRLLFRQPTMRKTLYPYFQLTQAVRAGNLARFNEVLENFGSKFQAEDTYTLIIRLRHNVIKTGVRMINLSYSRISLVGVAQKLQLDSPEDAEFIVAKAIRDGVIEATIDHEKGYIQSKENIDIYSTLEPMNAFHQRITFCLDIHNNSIKAMRFPPKSYNKDLESAEERREREQQDLELAKEMAEDDDEFP